The sequence CCTTGACGGGCTGTCGGACGCCGATGGCGCGGCGACGCTGGCGGCGGTTGCCGTCGCGGCGGTGGGGGCCGGGATGCAGCATCTGCCGGCCCGTCCGGCGCGGGTTCTGGTGACGGGGGGCGGGCGGCACAACGCGGCGGTGATGGGGGGGCGTGGCCGCGACGCTGCGCTGCGCGGTCGACCCGGTCGAGGCCGTGGGGCTGGATGGCGATTTTCTCGAGGCGCAGGCCTTTGCCTATCTCGCGGCGCGGGTGATGCGGGGCCTGCCCACCAGCGCGCCGGGCACGACCGGAGTGGCGGCGCCGGTGGGCGGTGGGCGGCGCTCGCGGCCCTGAGGGCGATCCGGCAAAAGGAGCGGCTGACGCCGCGTTGGTCCTGCCTCGCCTGCGGCCCTTGCGGGCCTAGGCTCAGGCTTTGGGGGCTCTGCCCCCAAGCCCCCGGCATATTTTGGGGATAAAGATGGAGGATCAGCTGCGCGGGATGTCGAAACCGGGCGCGGCGAGGGTGAACCCCTCGAAGCGAAAGCCGGGCGAGACCGTGCAGGAGACCAGCGTATGCTCTCCCGTGCTTTGGGCCATTTGCCAATGGTCCTTCGGCACGATGATCTGCGGGCGGCCCTGGGCGAGGTCGGGGGTGAGCAGATGGTCGGTGGTGGGGCCGGCCGCGGTTTCCGAGAGCGACAACAGGAGGGGCGCGCCGGCGTGATAGTGCCAGATCTCGGTGGCGTCGACCTTGTGCCAGTGACTGACCTCGCCGCCTTGGAGCAGAAAATAGATGCAGGTGCCCGCGGGGCGGCCGGGGCCCTCGGTGTCGATCCAGGTCTGGCGAAAATGCCCCCCTTCCCGGATGGGGGGTGAGGCGCAAGGTTGCGATGATCTGGTCAGCGGTCATGGCAGTTCCTGTTCGTCAGGGCCGTCATGCGGGGCAAGGCGCGTTTGGGCTGCTGCCCCCGATCGGGCCCGCGCGCGCATCTGCGCAGGCGGACCCGGATCGGGGTCGGCCTCATGATGTCGGGCCTGGGGTGGGGGTGCCGGGGCTGGCGCTTGTTCCGTTCGATGCGCCCTCGGGCGTGGCGTCTTGCCAGGTATCGGCTTCGCGGGTCACGCCCTTGACGATCCCGTCCATGCCATCCTCGAGGCTGAGGCCCAGTTCCTCACCCAGTCGTTTGAGCGCGGGCATTTGCACCGCCATGCCCATGACCGAGTCGAGCGCCTGGTTGACCACCGGCTTGTCGCCCGCCGATGCGCCGCCGCCCGCGCCATTGGAGCCACCGGCACCAAGCCCGCCGATCTGATGGATCCTGATCGAGTCGATCTTTTCGACGGGTTTGACCATTTCGGACATGACGCGCGGAATGGCATCGAGACGCGCCATGTCCACCTTCATCGCGATGATCTTGGAACTGAGCGCATTCTCGGCATCGGTGATGGCGCGCGTGCCCTCAGCCTCGGCCAAAAGATCCTTCTTCTTGGCCTCGGCGCGGATGGCGATCGCATCGGCTTCGGCCTGGGCTTCCTCGCGGCGGGCATCGGCACGGTCATGGGCCGCATCCTTTTCGGCCTGGGCGGTGAGGCGCACGCGCGTGGCGTCGCGTTCGGCCTCGCGGGTGGCCTCGATCAGGGCGATCTGCTTTATCCGCTCGGCTTCGGCGATCTCGCGGGCGGTGATGACGGCCTCGGTGGCCTCGGTCGCCTCGGCCCGTGCGCGGTCGGCCGAGGCGCGGGCGCGGCTTTCTTCCTCGGATTTCTGCTGAATGATGATCTGACGTTCCTGCTCGGCCACTTCCAGCTCGCGTTCCTTGGTTATCTCGGCCTCGCGCAGGTTGCGTTCGCGTTCGATCTCGGCGGCGCGGACGGCTTCTTCGCGGGCAATGCGGGCGCGTTCGGTTTCGCGGGCCGAGTCCTCCATGCGGGCGGCGATCTCGGCCTCTTGTGCGGCCTTCATGGTTTCGATCTGTTGGGTCTGGGCGATGCGGGCCTGTTGCTCGTCCTGCTCGATGGCGAGTTTCTGGCGTTCGGCCTCCATTTCGGCCCGGCGCACGGCGACCTGGGCCTCGGCTTCGATATTGGCGCGCTCTTTCTTGGAGGTCGCGATGACCTCGGCCAGTTTGCGCATGCCGACGGCGTTGAAGGCGTTGTTTTCGTCCAGCGCCTCGAAGGGTGTCTGATCCAGTGCGGTCAGCGAGACCGACTCGAGCGACAGGCCGTTCTTGAGCAGGTCTTCGGAGACGGTGTTCTGCACCTCCTGCACGAAATCGGCGCGGTTCTCGTGCAGGCCGTCCATCGTCATCTGGGCCGCCACGGCGCGCAGCCCGTCGATGAGCTTGCCCTCGATCATCTCGCGCAGCTGGTCCACGTAAAAGGTTCGGTCCCCCAGCGTCTGGGCGGCGCGTGCGATGCCTTCGTCGGTGGGCTGCACCGACACGTAGAATTCAACGCCCACATCGACGCGCATGCGATCCTGCGTGATCAGGGCGCCGTCGCCGTCGCGCTTCACCTCGAGGCGCAGCGTCTTCATGTTGACGGGCGACACCTCGTGCAGCAGCGGCACGACCAGCGTGCCGCCATCCATGATCACCTTCTTACCGCCGGCCCCGGTTTTCACCAGGCTGATTTCGCGGGTGGCCCGGCGGTAGAGCCGCCCGAGGACCAGACCGAAGAGCACGAGAAAGGCAAGGACCGCGACCAGCGCGATCAGCAGGCTGTTGAATTGCATGAAATCTCCTTTCAATGGATCAATCGCCAAGAGGAATGAGGCGGAACGTGCCGGTTGCACGGTGGCGCAGCACCAGGACCTCGGTGCCCTGTGGAATCCGGTCGTCGTCGCGGAATGGCTCGGCGCGCAGGTGGTGCATGTTGCCGTAGCGGTCATGCACGCGCACCTCGGCGGGGCGTCCGCGCGCGGCGTGCCCTGGGTCACCCTGCCGCGACGGCGGGCAAGCTGACGCCGGGCGACGCTTTGGGTCTCGGTGCGGGGCAGGAGCCGCGCGAAAGCCATTCCGACCCGGCCCGTCGCCCACAGCGCCGCCCCCGCCACCGGCAGGGCTGCGGCAATCGCGGGCAGGGGGCTGCCCAGCAAAGCCGTGGCCGCGTTCTGCACGATCAGCCCCCCCAAGCCGACGATCAGGCAAAGCGTGGCCAGCCACAGCAGCGTTGGCATGCGCCCCAGACCCAGCCACCCGAGAAGGAGGGGGCCACCGCCCGTGGCTGCCGGCGCCTCGGTCGCCACGTCTTCGAGGGCGGGCAACTCGAACTCGGCCGGATCGAGGTCGAGATCGCCGATCCCCACCTCGGGCATGTCAGCCAGATCGGCGAGGTCGAAGTCGAGATCAAGCTCGGCATCCAGATCGCCCGCCCCCGCGCCATCGCCCATCATCGTGCCGCCCAGGATCAGCGCCGCGATTTCCAGGGCGAGAAGGCCGAACAACAGTGCCAGCGCAAAGGTGAAGGGGGCGTATGGCCCGGACAGGAGGGTTTCTAGCATGGGGCGCGCGCCGGGGTCAGGATTGCAGGGGCCTTGGCGTGCCAGACGGTATCTCGACCTCGCGCGCCAAGCGTTGGGGAACGTTGGCAAAAACTTGTGGCAAAGACATGACCGTGTCGAGGGGAAATGCGGCGTGTTCAGCCCCTCTGCCCGGTGCGCGGGTCAGGCGGCAGGGTGCGGTGGCGCGCCTTGATCTGCTCCGAGGTCAGGCGCGAGCCGTCATGGCTCCAACCCGGGGGCTTCACGGCGTAGTTCCAGCGCTGGCGCAGGGTCAGGCCGGGGCGGAGCAGATCGCGGAATATCGCCACCCATTCGTGGAACGCCACACGGATCGGGTTGAATGTCCCGAGGTTCTGCACCAGCCCGTAATCGGGTTTCTCGGCATCGTCTTCGGGGACGAACGTGCCGAACATCTTGTCCCAGATGATGAAGACGCCCGCGTAGTTGGCATCCAGGTAGCGCGGGTTGCGGCCATGATGGACGCGGTGATGAGAGGGGGTGTTCATAACCGCCTCGACCCAGCGCGGCATCCGGCCGATCGCCTCGGTATGGATCCAGAACTGGTAGATCAGGTTCAAACCGCCGCAAAACAGCACCATCGCCGGGTGAAAGCCCAGCAGGATCAAGGGCGCGCGCACCACCATCATGAAGGTGAACGTGCCGGTCCAGGTCTGCCTGAGCGCCGTGGTCAGGTTGTAGTGCTGGCTGGAGTGGTGGTTGACATGGCTGGCCCAGACCCAGCGGATGCGATGCCCGAAGCGGTGCACCCAGTAATAGCGCAGGTCATCCAGCACGAAACACAGCGCCACCACCCAGACCGAGGTCCCCAGATCCAGCGGCGTGATCGCCCAGAGCGCCATGAAAAAGCCCCAGGCGATGAAACCCAGTGCGATCCCGGAGGCGACATTGCCGGCCCCCATGATCAGCGATGTGACGGCGTCGCGCGTCTCGTAGCGGCCGCCGCGGCCCGAAAGGTGGATCCAGATCAACTCGATCAGGATGGCGGCGATGAAGATCGGCACGGCCCATTGCACAACATCGGGGTAGGTCAACGGCTCGGTCATGCGGGTCTGGCATCCTTGGGCTCGGGTTGCGTCACGATCAGCCGCGCCCATGTTTCCCGCGCCTCGGGCGCGAGGCGCACGCGCAGGCCGGGGGCCGCGAAATCATGCACGTCGATGCGCAGACCATCGCGCGTTTCGGTCAGGCTGGCCCCGATCAGACGGTGGGCGGTGGCATCCGCGCCCATGGCCCAGACAAGGCCCGGACCGTGCGGCGTTTCGATCAGGGCCGCGGCGCGATCCTGTGACAGGTGGACGTCGCTTGGCGGGATATCGGGGAATTGCCGCGTCCATTGACGGCGGGCGTCATCCGCGTCCAGCCGCAGCGCGGCGGAATGGCCGAACAGATGCAGCAGCAGGGCGATCCCCGCGATGCCGCCGATCACCAGCGTCAATAACATGTCCAAGGGCATGGGCCCGGCTCCTCCCAAAGCCGTGCGATCCTGTTTTCCAGTGTTCCGGCCTGTCCATTGTCTGTCAAATGCGGCGTAGCGTCAGCCCGACTGCGCGCCACCGGCCCGTATCGGCGCGCCATCTTGCGCCGGACCTGTCGATGGCAGGATCAGCGAGGCCTCGAGGCCGCCGCCCGGCCGGTTCCCCAGCAAGAGGGCGCCGCGCGTCTGTTCGGCAAATCCCAACACCATCGACAGCCCCAGCCCCGAGCCCTGACCGAGGGGTTTGGTCGTGACGAAGGGCTGCAGGACCTCGTCCAGCATGTCGGGTGGAATGCCGGTCCCCTGGTCGCGGACCCGTATGGCGCAG comes from Roseibacterium elongatum DSM 19469 and encodes:
- a CDS encoding flotillin family protein; its protein translation is MQFNSLLIALVAVLAFLVLFGLVLGRLYRRATREISLVKTGAGGKKVIMDGGTLVVPLLHEVSPVNMKTLRLEVKRDGDGALITQDRMRVDVGVEFYVSVQPTDEGIARAAQTLGDRTFYVDQLREMIEGKLIDGLRAVAAQMTMDGLHENRADFVQEVQNTVSEDLLKNGLSLESVSLTALDQTPFEALDENNAFNAVGMRKLAEVIATSKKERANIEAEAQVAVRRAEMEAERQKLAIEQDEQQARIAQTQQIETMKAAQEAEIAARMEDSARETERARIAREEAVRAAEIERERNLREAEITKERELEVAEQERQIIIQQKSEEESRARASADRARAEATEATEAVITAREIAEAERIKQIALIEATREAERDATRVRLTAQAEKDAAHDRADARREEAQAEADAIAIRAEAKKKDLLAEAEGTRAITDAENALSSKIIAMKVDMARLDAIPRVMSEMVKPVEKIDSIRIHQIGGLGAGGSNGAGGGASAGDKPVVNQALDSVMGMAVQMPALKRLGEELGLSLEDGMDGIVKGVTREADTWQDATPEGASNGTSASPGTPTPGPTS
- a CDS encoding YqiJ family protein produces the protein MHHLRAEPFRDDDRIPQGTEVLVLRHRATGTFRLIPLGD
- a CDS encoding sterol desaturase family protein; translated protein: MTEPLTYPDVVQWAVPIFIAAILIELIWIHLSGRGGRYETRDAVTSLIMGAGNVASGIALGFIAWGFFMALWAITPLDLGTSVWVVALCFVLDDLRYYWVHRFGHRIRWVWASHVNHHSSQHYNLTTALRQTWTGTFTFMMVVRAPLILLGFHPAMVLFCGGLNLIYQFWIHTEAIGRMPRWVEAVMNTPSHHRVHHGRNPRYLDANYAGVFIIWDKMFGTFVPEDDAEKPDYGLVQNLGTFNPIRVAFHEWVAIFRDLLRPGLTLRQRWNYAVKPPGWSHDGSRLTSEQIKARHRTLPPDPRTGQRG